One part of the Armatimonadota bacterium genome encodes these proteins:
- the rocD gene encoding ornithine--oxo-acid transaminase — protein sequence MSADYGTLNYKPLPVNIVRGRNARVWDNAGREYIDCIGAYSAMAHGHLNPAIVQAMRDQLDEIAVVSRAFNNAGVGLFLKGLAEFCGLDRVCPMNTGAEAIETCIKLARKWGYTVKGVAKDQAEIIVFQDNFHGRTTTIVGFSSEPGYKENFGPFTPGFKIIPFGDLAALKAAITPNTVAILAEPIQAEGGIIMPPDGWMAGVRQLCDETNTLLIWDEIQVGFYRTGKKFAYQFEEAQPDMLAVGKPLGGGILPVSAAVGKDHVMKLFQPGDHGSTFGGNPLGAAVALAALAEFETGGYGTRVTELGEKAFAKLQAANHPAIKDTRGRGLLIGIEVHDDVDSKAVSAELTKLGVLTKETRKRTFRLTPPLTIEEDLLMDAIDRVLTAIDTIA from the coding sequence ATGAGCGCCGACTACGGGACGCTCAACTACAAACCGTTGCCGGTGAACATTGTCCGGGGAAGGAATGCGCGGGTTTGGGATAACGCCGGTCGCGAATACATCGATTGCATCGGGGCTTATTCAGCCATGGCGCACGGCCACTTGAACCCGGCAATCGTTCAGGCCATGCGAGACCAACTCGATGAGATCGCGGTCGTCTCCCGGGCCTTCAACAACGCCGGGGTGGGATTGTTCCTCAAAGGCCTCGCAGAATTTTGCGGGTTGGACCGGGTTTGCCCTATGAACACAGGGGCAGAAGCCATCGAGACGTGCATCAAGCTTGCGCGGAAATGGGGCTACACGGTCAAAGGAGTCGCAAAAGACCAGGCTGAAATCATCGTCTTCCAAGACAATTTCCACGGCCGGACGACGACGATCGTCGGTTTCAGTTCGGAACCGGGATACAAGGAGAATTTCGGACCGTTCACCCCGGGATTCAAGATCATCCCATTTGGCGACTTGGCCGCCCTGAAAGCGGCGATCACCCCCAACACGGTCGCCATCCTCGCCGAACCGATCCAAGCCGAGGGTGGGATCATCATGCCTCCGGACGGTTGGATGGCCGGAGTCAGGCAGTTATGCGATGAAACTAACACACTCTTGATTTGGGATGAAATCCAGGTGGGCTTTTACCGAACCGGCAAAAAGTTCGCTTACCAATTTGAAGAGGCCCAACCCGACATGCTCGCCGTCGGCAAACCGCTCGGAGGCGGGATCTTGCCGGTCTCTGCCGCCGTTGGCAAAGACCATGTGATGAAGCTGTTCCAGCCTGGCGACCACGGTTCGACGTTTGGGGGGAACCCGTTGGGCGCGGCCGTAGCCCTGGCGGCCCTCGCCGAATTTGAAACTGGGGGCTACGGCACTAGGGTTACCGAGCTCGGGGAAAAAGCCTTTGCCAAGCTCCAAGCGGCAAACCACCCGGCCATCAAGGACACTCGGGGCCGAGGGCTCTTGATCGGGATCGAAGTTCACGACGACGTTGACAGCAAAGCCGTCTCCGCCGAGCTCACCAAACTCGGCGTCCTCACCAAAGAAACCCGCAAACGCACGTTCCGGTTGACGCCGCCCTTGACGATCGAAGAAGACCTGCTTATGGATGCCATCGACCGCGTGCTGACTGCCATCGACACAATCGCCTAA
- the pheS gene encoding phenylalanine--tRNA ligase subunit alpha encodes MEEVALVQNEAVAAIRLAATTEALRAVELDFLGKNGRLANLMKGIGALPNDQKPLFGQAVNAAKAAVEAAHAARLRELRTAELAKQFEAEKIDVTMPGRAPRVGRAHVLQLTTDKIKRVLGSMGFVYAESPELEQFKYNFDALNYPPDHPAMDEQDTFYVTDDMVLRTQCTALQGRVFESVKPPLRMFTVGRTFRNEAVDRTHNHTFHQVDCFMVDRGIGLHHLKGTLGVFARAMFGDEVKIRFRPDFFPFVEPGVDYAISTPKLFGGKWVELGGAGLIHPNILERYDIDTREFSGFAFGLGVERIPMMAYGVDDLRHFFDNDFRFLSQFA; translated from the coding sequence ATGGAAGAAGTGGCACTTGTTCAAAACGAGGCGGTTGCAGCCATCCGGCTTGCTGCTACCACCGAGGCGCTCCGGGCGGTGGAATTGGACTTTTTGGGCAAAAATGGGCGCCTGGCCAACCTGATGAAAGGGATCGGCGCGTTACCGAACGATCAGAAACCGCTTTTTGGCCAGGCGGTGAACGCTGCCAAAGCAGCCGTGGAAGCCGCCCATGCCGCCCGGCTGCGTGAGCTTCGGACGGCAGAGCTCGCCAAGCAGTTTGAAGCGGAAAAAATCGACGTGACAATGCCCGGACGGGCCCCGCGCGTGGGCCGCGCCCACGTCCTGCAACTCACCACAGACAAGATCAAGCGGGTTTTGGGATCGATGGGGTTCGTTTATGCCGAATCACCCGAACTCGAACAGTTCAAGTACAACTTCGACGCTTTGAATTACCCGCCCGACCATCCGGCAATGGATGAGCAGGACACGTTTTATGTCACAGACGACATGGTTCTGCGCACCCAATGCACGGCCCTACAGGGCCGGGTCTTCGAATCGGTCAAACCGCCCTTGCGCATGTTTACGGTAGGCCGAACCTTCCGGAATGAAGCGGTCGACCGCACCCACAACCACACGTTCCACCAAGTCGATTGCTTTATGGTGGACCGTGGGATCGGTTTGCACCACCTCAAAGGAACGCTCGGGGTTTTTGCCCGAGCGATGTTCGGCGATGAGGTCAAGATCCGGTTCCGTCCGGACTTCTTCCCTTTTGTCGAGCCAGGGGTGGACTATGCGATTTCGACGCCCAAATTGTTCGGGGGCAAGTGGGTTGAGCTCGGCGGTGCCGGCCTGATCCACCCCAATATTTTGGAGCGGTATGACATCGATACCCGTGAATTCAGCGGATTCGCCTTTGGGCTCGGGGTGGAGCGCATCCCGATGATGGCCTACGGCGTTGATGACCTCCGACACTTCTTCGACAACGATTTCCGCTTCCTCTCTCAATTCGCCTAA